From the genome of Leishmania major strain Friedlin complete genome, chromosome 35:
GACTGCTTGATGTGTACCAGGTCACCCTCGACGCAAGCAAGATCCTCATCGTGAGCAAAGAAGCGGCTCGTGCGCGACACGCGCTGGTTGAACTTCGGGTAGTATACCATGTGATTCGCTGCCACCACAGCCGTCTTGAGCATGCTGGTGCCGACCACGTAGCCGATCTTGTCAGAGCCCTGGCGGGGCTGGTTGAAAATCATCGACGTCAAGTCGTACGGCCACGGCATGCGACGCGGTCGCTGTCCCTGCACACCAGTCATCGAGACAGCCCAATGATGTCGCGTGCGATTCGGAAAGGCATTGCGTTTGAACTTGCGGACGTAGACGCGGTGATTTGCGTTGTGTGTATTCTtggtgcgcgcgccgccgtaCATCATCACGCACCGCTGACGATGCTCTGTCTGGAAGTTCCACCACGGGAGTCGAAGAAGCGACTGACGAAACATGCGTGTTTTGCGAGGCAATCCAACATTCACAGAGAAAAATCGAGCCAAATACCTTTCGGCACGCGCTGCAACGTGGGCAGAAGGGAACGGCAAGGAGACTCAGTTCCAAGCGTCACGATCCGTGTGTCCTTCCGATATGCACCAGTAAAATGAAGAGGGGTGCTACCACGTCAAGAAAGATACGCCGAGAGCCAGAACACACTAGCAACACGTCCGCAGCAAggctaaaaaaaaaaagaacagacacgcacacacgctcttGCACCGATCCGacaatgtgtgtgtgcgtgtgcgtgtgtatctCTGTGGAAGCCCTCCCCCGCACAAAAAGAAGAGTTGTTGGAGACGCTCCGTTTttgatgtgtgcgtgtgctcagCCGTTTCTCGTTCACGGAAGCAGTGGCAATGGAAACGGGagacgcgcgtgtgcgtgcatgcatTGGTTTGTGCACGCAGTGCACCGACGAAGCACGAGAAAAAGCGCAGACGGCAAACGCcgagaagagaaagacgacAGCAAGTGGCAACGCAAACACACAATCGAGTGTAGCACCGCTTGTTGGGCTCATCCACATGTCTTTTCTTTCCTAGTCCTCACCTCGCGTCCCTCTTACAACCAGGGAGGGGTGCTAGCGTGATAGGGAGCATGAAACCGTGCCCCGGTGAGCATAAGTCTCTTGGATAGGCGGGAGGAGATAGCGGGGGTGAGTGGGCACAGGCAGCAGGAAGCTCCTGAGCCGGCGTGCCCCTTTTCTCTCACCGCAGTGGAGCGCATGAGgggtgtatgtatgcgtTTAGGTGTGTGTAGAAAGCTCACACAGAAGCGCTGTAGGCTCGAGACGTCGGGGTGAAGTCTTCGCGTTATATGTGTCATCTATCTGCCTTTCGTCGTGTTTGTGCATGTGTCCTTTTTTGCCTGTCTTCTTCCCGGCACGGAGGAAGGGGAGTGTGACTCGGTGTCGGCGTCGGTGCATTACTTACAAGAACTATCCGTTGACTGTGGGTGGGTGGACtgccggggggggggggtgcgcgCGTTTTAAGACTAAAGGAACGGAAAAGgaacaaaaagaaagaagagaaaaCGAGCGAGCAAACGGCAGCTACAGCTCAATACACTACGCCAACAAGGGAGATAACCTACAGGAGAAGCTGCCCGCTCTATTCCTCGTGCACTTCGTAGCAcccgtgcacacacatacgcacacgaCGGTCTATGATGCCGTGTTCTCTCCACCAACGCCTTTCTGTGCGCCATCAtctcgtcttctccctctaTGCGCTGGCTTCCGTGTTGAGAGGCGCCTTCTCTACCTacgtgccccccccctcgcctctccAGTTCTATTCACCATGGCAGACAGCCCGGCCTCGGAGAACGCGGGGAGAGGCGATGAGGTGCACCAAGCGCAAACATACAAAGTGGCCAAGAATTCACGAGAGAATCGTATGTATGCTTGTGTCTCTGAGAGAGGCGCCAAAGGAAGGGTCCGACGACAATGCTTTGGGAAGCGGGAGGGgaactctctctctctgaatACATGTCATCATAGCGCACGCGGAAGGTACACCAGAAGTCTTCGGCAGAGAGAAGGACAGAGACAACAAACCACGAACACGGCGAGGGAACAGGAGAAAGCGGACCTTttgtggtgctgctgttaCCATGCCAAGCATCTTTCAGCTCACCTTTGAGCTCTTCGTTCTGCCTCACGAGGCTCAACGACATCGCCTCTTCTACTAGGCATTGAGCCTCCCCATGCAAAGAAATCGTACTCGTCAAAAGAAGCAAATAACAAAGGAGGTCAGGCATGCAGCGCGTCCGTTCTGCGGCTGCTACACCGTGAAGGGGTGCACCTACGCGTCGCGCTTCGCTGACCTTCGTCGCTTccatctccatctccttGTACGCCCTCGTAGCACACGAGACACAGCAAGCACCACGGCCGACGGTGGTTGTATGAAGAGAGCAAGCAGGTGCATACGCGCCTACTTGCCGCGACCGCCCTTCATGCGCGTGACGCCTGGGGCACCAGCAAACATGCCGCCCATGCCCGCCTTGCTCATGGCCATGttgccaccgcggccgccgctgccaacCGCCTGCTTCTTGGCAGCGTCCGATTCTGGGTTCGTCACGGTCTCATCGATCGAGAGAATCAGGCAAGCCGCCTCTGTGGCGCTCTGCAGAGCGTTACGCTTCACCAGCGTAGGCTCCCACACAAAGTTAGCGAAAGTGTCGCACACACCACCGTTGAAGATGTCGACGCCATACCACTGGCTGTCCTTTTCAGAGGTCGCGTAGTGTTTCTGGCGCAGCTTGTTCACTGTGTCAGTGCTATCGTGGCCGGCGTTCTCAGCGAGCTGGCGCGGAATGATCTCCAGCGCGCGGGCGTAGCCGGAGACCACCATCTGCTCCTTACCCTTGATCGTCCGCGAGTACTCGCGCAGTTTCCTGCTCAGCTCCATCTCGatggcaccaccgccaccgacgACAGAGCCGGTCTTGATTGCGCGCTTCACTATACAGATGGCGTCGTGCAAGGAGCGGTCGGCCTCCTCAATGAACTGctgagcaccgccgcgcagaATGACGGTGGATGTCTTCGAGGTCTTGCAGCCGGTAAAGAAGTTGAAGCGCTCTGTACCGACTTGACGCTCCTCGAACGTGCCACATGTGCCGAGTACCTCAGCCGGCACATTGTTAAGCGTAGACTGCACCACACCGCCGGTAGCCATGCACATACGCGTCATGTCGTCGTTTGCCACGCGGCCGGCACAAAAGATGTCTCGATCTGCAAAGTACTGCGTGGCTAAGTCGCCGATCGGCAGGCGAGAGAGCACAACATTGGCGCCCGTAGCCACACACTTGTCCAGCTTATCGAAGATAATCTTCCACTCTGCATCGACTATCGACTGGTACTGTTTCGGGTCCTTGAGACGCACCTCTGCATTATCCTTTTCCGCCTTGAGCTCCAGCTCCacgttcagcagcagcaccttcgGGTTGTCGAActtcttgcgctgctgctcaaaACCAGCGTAGGAGAAGGTCTTTTTGAACGCAACACCGTCCACCAGCATACTGTCACGCATGCAACCGCCGGCCACCTTCTTGATGCCAATGAGGTCAAGGTTCATGTCCTCATTTAGCGCCATCACAGCCTTCACCGCCATCTCGGCGAAGAAGCGCCGCTCTGTGTTGATCAGCTTCGAGTTGAGCGCGGTCTCCGCACAGCGAATCAAGTTCTCCCCGTTCGAGTTGTCCTCGGCCTTGAACGGGACGCAAAGCTCATCCAACGCCTTCATCGCGATGCTGAGGGAGTTGCGGTAGGCTTTGACAATCACCTGCGGCGCAATGCCATCCTCCACGCACTGCTTCGACTCCTTCAGCAGTTCGCCAGCGAGAACGACGACAGAGGTCGTACCATCGCCCACCTCGTTGtcttgcgcacgcgcaaTGTCCACGAGACTCTTTGCGGCTGGGTGCACAATTTCGAGCAGATTCATGATAGTCGCACCATCGTTACTGATCTGAACATCGCGTCCGTTGTGGATGAGCTTATCCATGCCGCATGGTCCGAGCGTAGACTTCACGGTGTCCACGATGCTGATGCAGGCATTGATGTTGCTGATGAGCTGCGGCTTACCCTGTGAGGTGTCCGTACCTTCGCGGAGAAGCACAAGCTGTGGCTGGATCATGGCGTGGTGGAGACGGCGCGAGAAGTGACACTTGtaagagaggaagaagaatCCGACAAGATGAGGAGGGTGTGCTCAGCCGTTCACGAGCCTGTGGCGTCGGTTCAACGAAGCctccagagagagagagagaagcacaaAACAGTGGTGCAAGGAGGGCGCTTCGGGGAAAAGGAAGAAGGGTCAAAGGTGGAGTGGTGGAAAAAGGGTCGGGGATGGAGGGGGGATACAAGCCTGAGTAAAATTTCTTTTTTTATAAAAGCGCTTTGTTCCGAGCAATTGCGAAGAGATGAAACCCGAATAAAGAATAGAAACTCCTGTTTCATTTAGTGATCAGACCACgaccaacaccaccaccccacacGAAAGAATAAGCGCACGGCacaggaggagaggagagggagaagaagccGTAGAGCATGAGCAAGTAGAGGTAGAGCGAGTTTCACGCGTACACAGAGAGGAGTGCAAACATGCACACGGgcaaggaaaagaagaatgaatcaggggggggggaagacgACCAAATCTGCTAGGAAAGGTAGCCAGGGATATGTCCTGTAatcccccctctctcccccatcaCCGacccctgtgtgtgtgtgtgtgtgtgtgtgtgtgtgtgtgtgtgtgtgtgtgtgtaagatTTTCGTGCAGTGGCTCCGGGGAATGCATTTGTTGCTCACTACCGTGGAAGCAGACGAGGCCGCACACCTTACACACCTATGCAGCACTGCTGCAGAAGTCACATATTTGACCGTTTCCCTATTGCTTGGCGAAAAGACACCTTTGTTCTTACATggcaagggggagggaaagaaTCAACACACATAGGAGAAAATGTACCGGCTCTTGCGAAGCATgtgaagaggcggtgcgaaAGGAGTAGGCTTCCGTCGCCTACAGTAGCCTGCAATCAGCTTTCGCTTCGCGCGTCAGGCTATTTACATCCAAGAGCACCGAGGGGGGAAAACGAAACAGGAATGCTGTGCGCCGGGCGCGTCATGGCTGTCGCCGGAGCACGTGCATCTTGAAAGGAGCAGAAAGATGgtgagagacagagacaagGCATGATGAGTATTCCAGTGCGTCAACCCCTCTCGTGCCTTTGGCGTCCCGACACACAGTTCGTCCCCCTTCTCCGGTCATCTTGCGACAAGCAGTTCACCGCTTATTCTGCAgcaaagaaaagaagaaTTCTGATTCAAGGGGGCCATCCTCTTCCAGGTCCGTACAGTGGACAGCGTTCCGGATGCGGTCCACGCCGTACATGGACCGGAGCGTGTGAGGGAAAAGAACGTGGCACACTTCCGGGTCCTGCGGGCCACACaccgcccgcagcgccggcacagcGTTCTCGGCGCAAACCTCAACGGCCCAGCACGGGCCGGACGACATCTGCTCCACCAGCTTCTTGTACTCCGGAAGAACTCCGTTGTAGACCTCTAAAAAGTCCTCGGCATCCGCCACTGTCAGCTGGTAAGAACCAAGGGCACTAATGTAAAACCCCTCCTCGACCAAGCGATGAAGAATGGGACCCTGATGGCCGCTAGTGATCGCATGTGGCTTGATGACGCACACGGCGCAGTtcttcagcgccgctgtggaCTCGCCAGGTCCCATGACTgcctccttcagctcctgCACAGCACTCTCGCTCGAAATCTGCGTCACGGCGGCGGAAAAAGAAGCCGCCACCGAGGCCACTTTTTCACGGGCTCCGGCGCCGCTCACAAGCACAGCTaggcaccgctgcgcttTTGATGCAACTCGGGCAGCGAGGCTCTTCGAAAGCTCTACTAAGCGGATGAACGTAATCCGCAGGCCTTGCGTTGTCAGGGCCTCAATCACGGAGCCCGCTGCCGCACTATTGTGCTGCATGTCAACGGTAATCATGCACTCACCGGAGTTCGCGGTAAGCCGCTTGCGCGTTGCGTCGTCGCCATAGTCTACAATGCGAAGGGGACGGGAAAAGACGTTGATCGTCGCCCCCACGTAAAGCTCGTTCGGGCTCAGTGACGGATACGCGCAGCGCTTCAAAAACAAGCGCTTCGTCTTGAGGTTGTACATCTCTATCGTTTTGTCGTCTGTAAAATAGCAAAACTGGTATGTGCGAGAGAGGCTCGCTTGTGGATCGAAGTACTCCACCACAAACGTGTCCCTTTGCTCGCCcaccatttttttttgtgtgtgtgtgggggggggggggggggctgtgAAGGCTGTGCAGCGCCTTGTGCCGAAGGTGCAAGAAACAGTGCGAGGTGTTGACGCTGCTCAGCGATGTCGTGTGCACGTCCTCACACACCTGGAAGTAACGGAAACAACTTGGACTCTCTGAAGGGTGGTTACAAGAAGGAATAGGAAACGAGAGCATGGCTGGTAAAGAGAGAAGCTGCGTCGGAGAGCACAAGACGCAGTGCACGAGGATGGCGCAAAATGAACCGGTGAGTGGAAGGAGAAACACGTCTCCTGTGGGGGAGCCTAAGCAAaacgccggcaccgccaacATCTTTTTTCATGCTCAACTGCTTccagcgttgccgccgcacacacacacacacgcacgactTCCACTTCCTGGGCACTGGACAGTTCAACTGGAGAGGTTTGCAGGGCGCATGAGCAAGCGAGGAAGACGGGTCAGAAAGGAAAAAGATTCTGGTGTGTTGAATAGGAAGACGTGGGCCACTAAGTGGCAAGGCAACGAAAGTGGAAGGACACTTCAGACACTTAAGCGAAAAACAGCAAGGTTAGGAGTAAAGAGAGATTTGCGCAAACTGTGAGGGCAATGCTGCATTAGGAGACCACGCCAGAGAATcattctttttttgttgttgtttagCGAATAAACCCCGTCACCTATGCATACACATGATCACAAACGCAAGCTGTTGAGCCCGCAGACAGCGAGCAACGTGACAAGCCGCGAACTGTCAAAGCAAGCCAAAATTCGATCACATAAGGGAGCGTAATGTGTGCCAGTGTCGGGCTCCACGGATTGGCTACTCCACATAGCCGTAAGTCTTGCGCTTCGCCAGCGGCTTCACGTTGTCGCCGTGAATGCGCGACATCTCTTTCACTGCCTCACGCTTCTCGGCCTTCTTGATACGGCGTGACGTGCGCAGAATTGCCTTGGGTGCATTACGCTGGTTGCTAATTCGCTTCACCTCGACGAAGTTAGAGTACTTATTCTTCAAAGAGCGCATATAGTTGAACTTGTGCTTCTCTGGGCCGCGTAGTGGACGAATAGGCTTACTGGCGTCGGActtccacacacgcagcaccgcatcTTCGCTCCCGCTGTAAATGTAGCTGTTGTCGGGAGACCACTTCACCGCGTACACGCCGGCCATCCGCTTCGTGTGGAACATCTCAATCGAGTCGGACTTGGATGTCTGGTGCAGGTCCCAAATGCGCAACGAGGCGTCTTGCGATCCGGCGGCAAACATGGTGCCAGTCGGACTAAAGTCGACACATGTGACAGGACGGATGTGACCCTGGAAGACATTGCGCGGACGTCCAGGCACGCGTATGTCGAATAAGTAGCAGTTGCGGTCGTCGCTTCCCGTCACGAACACGTTCGGGTCCATCGGGTTCCACGACAGTGATGTTGAACACATCTCCATCACAATCTTGCTGTGGGCGGACTGACTGCGAACGTCGTACAGGAAGACACCGCGATCTGCCATGCAGCATGCGACTAAATTGGTCTCAATCTTGTTGAACCGGCAGGAAGACACCGTGTCGTCCCCCCAAGAAAACCGCTGGAGAGGCTGCGTGCGATTGACATCCCAGATGTTCACCACGTCCGACGACGTGGCGAACCACGACTTGTGGAAATGGTGATcgatggaggagaagggaaaCTCACCGAGAAACTCGGCCACCGGCTCAATACGCTCTTCATCAGGGTCGAAGTCCAAATCCCACATCTTCACTGTTTTGTCACGCGAAGCGCTAAAGCAGGCGACCCCATCTGGCGAGATGGCCACGCCGTCGACAGAGTGTCGATGTGCGTTGATGACCGCACGCTGCTTCCGCTTCATCGCATCCCATACTATTAGCCCGCCGTCAACAGAGCCCGTGGCTACGGTGGACAGGCTTGTAATATCAGTAGCGATCGACTGAATCGTATCCTGATGGCCCGGGAGCGCAGCCACAAAAGGCTTTGCAAACATACGATCCATTTTGGCAGCAACCACCGCACGTGTGAACTCTACCTGTTTTGCCATTGGATTAAACTTCGGATCATAATTTCGATTGACCTTGggcacctccgtcgcgcGATCTTTTGTCCACTCCAACTCGGAGCGGCTGATAGTCTTGATCTTGACCATTTTCCACCAATAAGCGCAAGCTTCAGTAAACACGTGGTGTGTATCAGCGAAGGTATACAACCAAAGAAGAAATGCAGTGCACTAAAGACAAGCTGAGACCACTGTGCAGACACATTGGGACTTGAGCACAAGAGCTGCAGAACCAAAGTagaaagaaaaaacgaagaCCAGGGAATCAAACAAAATGAAGGTAAGTAAATcgctggagaagaagctCATGGCTGCGCCAGGCAGTCCGTCGAAGGGTTTTTGCCGGTTCGCGAACCGTAGACCTCGACTTGAGTGGAAAGGCATACTCGCACATGAgtgcgctgtgcagctgcatATACGCTTCCTTGTCCTCAAAGGACACCCACACCTAGCCTGCCCCTAGCACTCATGTAatcctttttttgttttttttttggaagGGGCTGATAGAACCACTAATGAACATAGATAGAAACAACGCTGAGAGAGAAACGCATTTGTATGGTGCATCCTGCGATAAAGATGAAGTGCTGATTAGTGAGCATCCTCTGCACTACCGTGCTCCGTAAACGGGGCAAGCATCTTGTCTACAAACTTTTCGTAGTGGATAACACCGTTATCCTCAAATCCATGAATTAGGTCGCGAAACTCCTCCTCGTGGTACTTTTCTCCCATAGTAGTCATGATATGCCGGAACTCGGCCACCGAGACTGTCCCGTCCAAGTCTTTGTCGAAGACACGAAACGCCTCTTTCACTGCCTCTGCCGTGTCCATCTTGTCATCGTGCTTTTCCACAAGGGCCTCGTAGCCTGCCATGTCAACATCCGACGCTGTCACCATTATTTCCTTGATCTTCTCCTCACTTGGATTGAGCCCTGCTGCCCTCAGTGCTGTTGGAACTGAAGCCTTTGGAATCTTGCCatcacgctgcagcagctcaaaCGCCTCTTTCATCAAGGCTGAACGCGACATTGCGAAAAAGGAGCTGCGAGAGAAATCCTGAAAGGAAAAAGTCCTACAAAAGCGAAATGCAAGTGGAGAAACGTACCGTGGCCACGTGCATTTCAAGTAGTGTACCAACgtcacagagagagggaaagggatAAAAAGCTGTGAGTACCTTCCGTGAAGGAGAATGGGAACTGTGCGCCAGCATGCCAATGCAAATAATACGGGCGCGTAACGAAGAACAACATCCAGGAAGTGTTGTAGATGGGCAGCGCCTTCGAGGATGAAGAGCAAGAGACGCGGTAGTTATCACCTACACCCTTTTTGTCCTACTTGGGCAATCGAATCTACATACCTGAGCAAACATGTTCTCTTTTGGCTCTGTGTCTCTCGGCACTATTATTTTTGCTCTGTATTGTGTTGTGACTGTAACGACGAGTTTTTTATTACCATTAAATCAGAAGAAACATCATGTTCGCTCGCACTTCCACCAGGGAAACAGACAAAAAAGAAAGTGGCGGGGTTAAGCGACTGATCCGCTACACCAACTCCACATCTCCAACAAGGATCATACCGAAACAAAACCAAAACCACCAAAACCTACGAAAACTATCAGCAATCCTTTCAACTCCCTCAAAATGCGAGTGGGCCTTCAGCCAGTTGTACTCTGCAAAATTGGCGGGAATCTGAACCTCCTTCTTTTCCATGTCCAGGTAGTAAGGACGACCTGGTGGTATCACTCTGATTTCCTGTCCCTTCAAAAACCAGCGGTACAGGAACGCGGATTTAAGCATGCCGGAGAGGAACTGCTCTAATTCGTCAGGGTTGACGAAGTCAGGGCTCGTTTTCCGTTTTGGGTCATCCCAAAAACTCGTCTCATACGAGTTGAATTTCAACGTGGCCCCCACTCGAACGCGCACCTTTTCAATGTCAGCTGTCTGCCGAGTTTGCTGGGCCTCCATCATCAGTTGCACGGCTTGCAGACGAGGCGCTACAGTCGACAAAAATGTCAAGATCTCTTGCGCTGAAGCCGTATCTAAAATCTTGACGGCACCCGAGGTCCAGTCTACGTGAAAAGCACTACGGCGCTCCGATGCTCCGCGAACAGGGTACAAGTCTACGGTTTTTGGCTCCCGTTCCTGTAGCAGCCAGTTCGTGAGAGTGCCAGTCGCAATCGTTTTCTGCGCGAGCGGGATGGTCACGAGATCGGTGTTGCAAGGGTCTTTCACGACATGAATAGACAAGAAAGAGAATGCTGTGGTGCGCTTGAACATGGAGTCGTTATCCAAGATCCGCTTGGAAAAGCTCGTGTAATCGGCCTCTTCATCCCACGTGACACGTTTCCACTTCATCCGCTTTATCAGCTCCTCTGATTCGTAAAACTGCTCTAATGCGCGGGAGGTGTTCTCCTGCTTTGCTGGCTCAGAGGTCTGAGACCCTTTCTCATTTTTCGAGGCTCTTGTCGAGCGAAAAAACTCAATTAAATCTTTCGTGTATGCAACAAATCCCTTTTCCATCTTGTAGCGCTCTTTTTGCATCGCGCGCACGAGGTTCTTCTGCTGCATGAGCCATTCTAGGATATCAGGCTGAAAGGCCAGCCTCCTTCTAAAGGACATAGCTCTTCCCTAGTCTCGTGGAGCTCCACACAAACCAAATGGTAATGTCTCAACTGAGTAGTTGACCTTGAATGAGCGAGAAAAAACCGAGGAGCCGATTGTGTGAATTGTGGCAAACCAACACCAAATTCGCAAGAAAAAATGGTAAAGGAAGCAGAGGAAAATCGGCGTGGAGTGACACATTGAACACTAGAGCTAGTCGTAGCCATCGAGGCTAGAGTTGAACGTTGGCTTTTCACGCAATGGTACCTGTAGCGGAGCTCTCTACGCAAGGATTTCTTTCGAACACTTCGTACTGAGCTATTTTTGGACGAAAGGATCAGAAAACTCTCAGGTGCCTCTTTTTCTTGGCTTAAGCTCTATCCGCATTGATCCTGAAAATGCAGCATTCTTGCAAAGTAGAAAGCGACTAGAGAGAATAACAGCAAAGGCTGTCGTTAGACGgcaaggaaaagagaaaatGAAAGCGTGTAAGGACTCCTCCACTTGTTCCATGCTTTTTGATAAAAGTATTCATACAAAACAGCATTATCCCGTCTTCACACGTAGGTGTTTCACATGCTAATCTTGATGCCTAGTATTTCGCCAAAAAAAGCCGCAAAGAAGCGTCTGGTGACCCGGATACGCCGAAGACGTGATCAGGCTTCAATCGTTGACCGTCTCGGTGGGAAGAACCTCTTTGTACTTGCCTCCAGCGACTCTCACGCCCGGCGAGAGTGCAGGGTAGCACGTCAAGGTGCGCGACTCGGTCACGCCTGCGGCGACCAAAACCCGGATTCCGTGACAAAGGGCAGCAACGGGAAGGTTATGGTTAAAGAAGCGGCGAGTGAACTCTAAGACTTTCTGCTTTAGACGAATGTACTGTGGCACGCGTCCACCGGTAATGTACAGCCCTTGGCACTCTACTACATCCACTTCGTCAAATGTCTTCCTAATGATGAAGCTATGGCCACGCATCTCCACATATATCTGGCAGCCTGTGAAGTCCTGAATGGCGGTCGTGATAGCGTTGCCCTTCTTTGTTCCAGAACAGATGACATCCACAATTACTCCCAGCGACTCGAGGGCTTGAAAAGGAACTATGACCTCGTAACCTTCCATACAGTCACCTACCGGCATGAGCACCTTTTTGTCATTTCGCTTTTTCGAAAGACAGAAGCGCTGCTTAGAAAAAAGTACGCAAGGATAAAGAAGCTGcgctgagtcggcgcaggGGTCCAACATATAAAGGCGGCTGGAGGTCAGGAGAAAAGAATACCTTTACTGCTTTCATACAGAAAAACTGCGGTATACGCAGCAGACAAACGAATAAACTGACCACATCAAATTGCACTGCGTTCGCTCCTTGTTGTGGCGATGGTGGCTGAACGAATCGAATTTTCAGACTCGTTTTTCGGGTAGAAAACAGCGGAGGCTGTAGTAGTGCCCGTGCTTTGAAGGGAAAAAGGTACAAGTCGACACCTCTGTTGCATTATTCTCCTTCGCATTGCACAAGATTCCGGcgcacgaaaaaaaaagcatgGATATATGAAA
Proteins encoded in this window:
- a CDS encoding putative T-complex protein 1, eta subunit (previous protein_id=AAZ14609.1), with amino-acid sequence MIQPQLVLLREGTDTSQGKPQLISNINACISIVDTVKSTLGPCGMDKLIHNGRDVQISNDGATIMNLLEIVHPAAKSLVDIARAQDNEVGDGTTSVVVLAGELLKESKQCVEDGIAPQVIVKAYRNSLSIAMKALDELCVPFKAEDNSNGENLIRCAETALNSKLINTERRFFAEMAVKAVMALNEDMNLDLIGIKKVAGGCMRDSMLVDGVAFKKTFSYAGFEQQRKKFDNPKVLLLNVELELKAEKDNAEVRLKDPKQYQSIVDAEWKIIFDKLDKCVATGANVVLSRLPIGDLATQYFADRDIFCAGRVANDDMTRMCMATGGVVQSTLNNVPAEVLGTCGTFEERQVGTERFNFFTGCKTSKTSTVILRGGAQQFIEEADRSLHDAICIVKRAIKTGSVVGGGGAIEMELSRKLREYSRTIKGKEQMVVSGYARALEIIPRQLAENAGHDSTDTVNKLRQKHYATSEKDSQWYGVDIFNGGVCDTFANFVWEPTLVKRNALQSATEAACLILSIDETVTNPESDAAKKQAVGSGGRGGNMAMSKAGMGGMFAGAPGVTRMKGGRGK
- a CDS encoding putative nucleoside diphosphate kinase (previous protein_id=AAZ14610.1); translation: MVGEQRDTFVVEYFDPQASLSRTYQFCYFTDDKTIEMYNLKTKRLFLKRCAYPSLSPNELYVGATINVFSRPLRIVDYGDDATRKRLTANSGECMITVDMQHNSAAAGSVIEALTTQGLRITFIRLVELSKSLAARVASKAQRCLAVLVSGAGAREKVASVAASFSAAVTQISSESAVQELKEAVMGPGESTAALKNCAVCVIKPHAITSGHQGPILHRLVEEGFYISALGSYQLTVADAEDFLEVYNGVLPEYKKLVEQMSSGPCWAVEVCAENAVPALRAVCGPQDPEVCHVLFPHTLRSMYGVDRIRNAVHCTDLEEDGPLESEFFFSLLQNKR
- a CDS encoding conserved hypothetical protein (previous protein_id=AAZ14611.1) → MVKIKTISRSELEWTKDRATEVPKVNRNYDPKFNPMAKQVEFTRAVVAAKMDRMFAKPFVAALPGHQDTIQSIATDITSLSTVATGSVDGGLIVWDAMKRKQRAVINAHRHSVDGVAISPDGVACFSASRDKTVKMWDLDFDPDEERIEPVAEFLGEFPFSSIDHHFHKSWFATSSDVVNIWDVNRTQPLQRFSWGDDTVSSCRFNKIETNLVACCMADRGVFLYDVRSQSAHSKIVMEMCSTSLSWNPMDPNVFVTGSDDRNCYLFDIRVPGRPRNVFQGHIRPVTCVDFSPTGTMFAAGSQDASLRIWDLHQTSKSDSIEMFHTKRMAGVYAVKWSPDNSYIYSGSEDAVLRVWKSDASKPIRPLRGPEKHKFNYMRSLKNKYSNFVEVKRISNQRNAPKAILRTSRRIKKAEKREAVKEMSRIHGDNVKPLAKRKTYGYVE
- a CDS encoding calmodulin-like protein (previous protein_id=AAZ14612.1), which produces MKEAFELLQRDGKIPKASVPTALRAAGLNPSEEKIKEIMVTASDVDMAGYEALVEKHDDKMDTAEAVKEAFRVFDKDLDGTVSVAEFRHIMTTMGEKYHEEEFRDLIHGFEDNGVIHYEKFVDKMLAPFTEHGSAEDAH
- a CDS encoding conserved hypothetical protein (previous protein_id=AAZ14613.1), with translation MQQKNLVRAMQKERYKMEKGFVAYTKDLIEFFRSTRASKNEKGSQTSEPAKQENTSRALEQFYESEELIKRMKWKRVTWDEEADYTSFSKRILDNDSMFKRTTAFSFLSIHVVKDPCNTDLVTIPLAQKTIATGTLTNWLLQEREPKTVDLYPVRGASERRSAFHVDWTSGAVKILDTASAQEILTFLSTVAPRLQAVQLMMEAQQTRQTADIEKVRVRVGATLKFNSYETSFWDDPKRKTSPDFVNPDELEQFLSGMLKSAFLYRWFLKGQEIRVIPPGRPYYLDMEKKEVQIPANFAEYNWLKAHSHFEGVERIADSFRRFWWFWFCFGMILVGDVELV
- the PFP1 gene encoding putative PFPI/DJ-1-like protein (previous protein_id=AAZ14614.1), with protein sequence MLDPCADSAQLLYPCVLFSKQRFCLSKKRNDKKVLMPVGDCMEGYEVIVPFQALESLGVIVDVICSGTKKGNAITTAIQDFTGCQIYVEMRGHSFIIRKTFDEVDVVECQGLYITGGRVPQYIRLKQKVLEFTRRFFNHNLPVAALCHGIRVLVAAGVTESRTLTCYPALSPGVRVAGGKYKEVLPTETVND